The Candidatus Hydrogenisulfobacillus filiaventi sequence CGGAACTCCACCAGGACGAGATCGATCCGGCTATCTTCCGCAAGCCGAAAGATGCGGCGCAACCCCCGCCGTTTCTCGTTAATCCCGGAGGCTTGCTCCGCGATCACTTCCACGATTCGGTAGCCTCGCTCTTTAGCTGCATTGAGCAAGCGCGCTTTCTGCCGATCCAGGTTCCCGTCCCGCTTCTGCTGGCTGGAGGACACGCGCGCGTAGATCACCGCTCGGTTTCCGCCGCTGCGCTCTCCGGCTAAGCGGTTGATCGATTCCAGGCTAAACATCCGTCGCCCTCCTGGGCTCCGAATGGTTTGGAGCACGCCCTGCGCATCCCACCGCCGCAACGTGCGGGATGACACCCCTAGCCGCCGCCGTGCTTCAGCGACACTGACAAAATCATCCATGAGACCATGATACGAGGTTTGACCTACTATGTCCACTCAAAGTGTAAGTCCATGACCGAACTGCGCCAGGCCATTGACCAGGTTGCCACCGGTGCCCGGGCCCAGGCCGACCATGTCCAGAAGGCGACGGCCGTGGTCAGCGAGACCGCTGAATCCATCCGCTCGACCGACGGCGTTGTCCACGATGTGGTATCGGCTGCGGAACGCATGCGGCAGGCCGCGGCCGAAGGTGCGGAGAAGGTGGCGGAAACCCTGACCGGCATTCAGGAGGTCCACAGCACCATCTTGAGGACAGCCGAGGCGATTGAGGCCCTCGAGTCGGATTCGGCTCAAATCCATCAGATAGTGCAGACCATCCGCGAGATGGCCGATCAGATCGATCTCTTATCCCTCAATGCCAACATCGAGGCGGCCCGGGCCGGGGAACACGGCAAGGGGTTTGCGGTGGTGGCCGATGAGGTCCGGCAACTGGCGGAACGCTCCCGGGAAGCCACCCAACAGGTCGTCCGGCTGGTGGACACCATCCGCCAGGGTACCCAGGCTGCCGTTCTGGCGATGCGGGAAGCCACCGCCTCTGGGGAACAGGGGCAGCAGCTGGCACACGCCGCCGGCCGGTCGCTGCAGGCGATCCTGGACGAAATCGGCCGCACCGATGAAGCGGTCAGCCGCATCCGCTCGGCCATGGACCAGACCCGAGGGCAGGCGCAGCAACTGTTGCCGGTGATGGATGACGTGGCCGCGGTCACGGAGGAGAACGCTGCTATGGCCCAGGAAATGGCGGACAGCAGCGGATCCGTTACCGACCACCTTCACCACATGGCCGCCATCGGCCAGGAGAACGCCGCCAGTGCCGAAGAGGTCTCCGCTTCCGCCGAGCAGCTGGCCGCCGCCATCAACCAGGTCTCCGAGTCGGCCCAGGCCCTGGCCACCCTGGGCCAGGAACTCCAGCGCGCCATCGGCTCCTTCCGGGTTTAGCCCTGCCCGCCGCCCCCGCATACGGGAAGCCCCCGGCCTGTTGCCGGGGGCTTCCGGGTCGGGCACCGGGCGGAGCGCCCGTTCAGGCCATCGGCGGGTCAAGCACCGACCGGCCGAGGTCCAAGGTGACCATTCTGGCCTGAAGCCAGCGCAGCCACCGCAGCAGGAACAGACGCATCATCCGCATCGGTTGCCACCCTCCCTACCGGAATCTGTCAATCAGTATACCATAGCCCTACCGCACCGGCACGGTGGTCTGCCAGTGAAGCCCGCTTACATCCTCCACCGTCACCGTGGCCTGGCGGCTGCCGGCCAGCACCCTGGCTGCGGCGGGACTCAAGGGCAGCGTCACCCGGGCTTGGGCGGACAGCGGCACCACCAGGCCCCAGGGGCCTTCCTTCACCTGCTGGAAGTGATACCGGTTGCGGATGGCCGTGGCCGGCAGGGCGGCCAGCGCCTTAGGCCCCCACACCTCCACCGGAGTCGCGCGCCCGGGTTCCGTCAACGCCACCTGGACCACGAAGGAACCATAGGTATCGGGTCCGTTAGGCCGGTAGATGTCCAGCGACAGATCCCGGGTGGTGAGGCGGGTGCCCGACAGGGTCAGCTTGGGGGTCTTGTTGTAGTTGACCAGCTTGCCCCAAAGGCCGTGATGGAAGGCTTGGTAGGTGAAGAGGGTGAGCGCGGCCGCCACAATCACCATGCCCCAGCTCTGCTTCAGCTCCAAGGCCGTGGCCGGTTCCTGGGCGGGACGTGGCGCCTTCTGTTCAAGTTGCATGGCGGATTGCCCCTTTCCGAAGTTATGTCAAGTGCAGGTCGAGCTTGCCAATGCGCAAGTGCCCGTCCCAGTACCGGTGCAGCCAATGGTCGACGCTGAAGGAACCGGCACCCACAAACAGGAAGATCATGGAGCCGATGCCCTCCACCGACCCGATCTGGAACTCGTCGATGCAGGCGGTGCCCAGCCAGCCGTTGCCCAGCAGCATACCGAAGGAGAGGAGGGTACCGCCCAGGGCGGCCAGCCGGGTCAGGGTCCCGGTCAGGAGGAAAAGGCCGACCGTGAACTCCACCCACGTGAAGAAGATCAAGAAGGCCCAGGCTGCATGGGGGTGGAGGATGAGCCCCTGAATCATGGCCTTGATGGGGCCGATGGCGTGCGGCATAAACGTGCTGAACTTGTGGCCGATGTTGCTGGACGCGTAGTAATCGAGCTTGTGGGGCGCGTTGAGGTAACGCCGGGCCCACGCCGTCAGGAACTGAAAGCCCAGGATGAACCGCAGGGGCCAGAGGTAGGAGACCGGAATACGCTCCGACTCCACCGGCGCCGCCGTCGCGGCCGCCGGACCCCCGCGGGTGGGGTTCAATACCGCCATGGACGTTGCACTCCCTTCGCCTGGCCGCCCGCCATCCGGCGGAGTCGGCCGGTTCATCCGGACAGGCCCTGAAGGACGCCGAATGACTAACCCAAAAGTACCCCCTTCGGTATCGTTTCTCCTAGCCCTATTTGTTGTACTGTTAGGGGAGCGAAGCCGGTTCCGGAGTCACGTTGTGCGACAATTCCGTCATCCCCATCCGGTCCGTCGAGGTGCGATCATGTCGGATACCCCCAGTCCCTTGGCCGCCCGCATCCGCCTGGAGCGGCGGCGCCGGCGCATCAAGCTGAGCGCGGTGCATCCCCACGTCTCCCCTTCCACCGTCTCGGCGGTGGAGCAGGGCCGCCGTTTCCCCTCCCTGGCCGTCCTGGACGCCATCACCAAGGGCCTCGGCTTCCCGCCGGGGGCCTTCGACCTGGAATACCTGGCCAGCGCCGAAGAAGAGGAACCGGCCCTGGCTGTGCTGCCCCGGCTGCTGGCCCGCCCCGATCCCCCGTACGCCGCGGTGGCTGCGGAACTGCGCCGCCTGCTCCGCCGCAGCTGCAGCCGGCATCCCCGCCTGCGCGACGACTTGTGGTTGGCCCTGGCGGAGGTCTACCGCCGTTCCCGGCGCTGGGACCTGGCCCTCCGGATCCTGGACCGGGTGTTCCCCTGCGCCTGCGCCTCCCGGTACGTCAACCCCGCAGGGTATGCCAAAGCCCAGGTGCTGCGCGGCCGCCTCCACCTGATGCGCGGGGAGCCGCACCTGGCGGTGCTGGCCTTTCAGTCGGTCATCCACAATGCCGTGGGCGGGGAGAGCGAGCGGGAGGTGGCCCTCTACAACCTGGGCCTGGCCTGGTGGCGCCTGGGTTCGTACGCTCAGGCCGAGGCGACCTGGGAGGCTGCTTTACACCAGGTCCGGGATCCTGCGCTCCAGGCCGGCATCCGCCTGGGCCTGGGCAACGTGGCCCTGGCCCGCGGCCGTTACCCGGACGCCCTGGCCTATTTCGCCGCCGCCCGGGCCGCCTACCGGACCCTGGGGGATGCGCAGGGGGCTGCCTCCGCCCTCAACAACCGGCTCTACACAGCCTGCCGGGCCGGGGATGCCGCGCTCACCCAGGAGCTCCTGGAGGAGGGCATCCGGGAGGCGTGGCCGGACGCGGCCGCGGCTGCCGCCTTCGCCGTAACCCGCGCCCAGGTGGCGCGGGCCGGCGGGGACTGGGAGACGGTGGCAGCCGCCCTGGAAGAGGCCCGCCCCGGCCTGGAGCCCGGCAGCAACCGCACCTTTCTGGCCTGGAACCTGTTAGCGGCGGAACTGGCGGTGGCCCGGGGCCGTCCCGCGGAGGCCGAGGGACCGGTGGCCACCCTGCGCGGTCTCTGGCCGGAGCTGAGCGACCGCGCCCTGCAGACCCAGGTGGTGCTGACCCTACATGAAATCCTGGAACGCCTGCCCGATCCTGCCGGCGCCCGTGCCTGCCTGGAGGCGCTCCGCCGGCTGCACCCCACCCCGCTCTAACGTGGACGTCCGCTATAATAAGGGCGAAAAACCGGACCGGAAGGGAGGCGGGCGGGCGCGTGCACGCATCCCCCGGGGAGACGGGCTTCCTGCGCATCGGGGACTTGGCCGCCGCGTGCGGGGTCACCCCCCGCACCCTGCGCTACTACGAGGCGGAGGGGTTGTTGCCGGCGCCGCCCCGCCAGGGGCGGGCCATCCGCCGCTATCCTCCCTCCACCGTGGAACGGGTGCGGCGCATCCAGGCCCTGCAAATGCTGTTAGGCTGGTCACTGGAGGAAATCCGGACGGCCCTGCAGATCGAGGACCGCTTGGTCGAATTGCGCACTGCCTATTACGGTGCCACCGCGCCCGAACAGCGGCGGGCCGTCCTGCAGCAGGCCCTGGAACTGGCCGGCACCCAGCTCGCCCGGGTCCGCCAACGGCTGGAGGGACTTACACACCTGGAACAGGAGCTGGAGGTCAAGACCGCCCGCTACCGGCAGCTGCTGGCCGAATTGGAGGACCCCGGCAGCCGGACCTAACCCCAAACCGGACACCGCCCGGCGCCCGGCTCAGCCGGAAGCCGGGCGCGGGCGGTCTCGTACCCGACCGGCTCCCACCCCCCCTTCGCGGCGCGGGGCCGCTCAAGGCCGGTAGTGCGGGTTGATGCGAGACAGGGGGGTGGCCTGCACCCAGTCCCAGGAATTGCCCAGATAGGCGGTGCCCCCCACGATGACGGGGTCCACAATCCCGAAGCGCCCGCCCAGGTGCTCCTGCCCCAGCACGGTGCCGTTGGCCGGGTTCAGGGCATAGACGTTGGGACCGGTAGAGATGTAGAGGGCACCCCGGTACCAGGTGGGAGCCCCGCGGCCCGCTCCGGCCGGCCCGGCGTCGGGCACCTGCCAGGTCCACAGCCGCCGCCCGGAGCGCAGGCGGTAGGCCTGGTACACGCTGTTGACGGGCGATCCCACATACACGACCCCGTCATGAATCATGGGCACTCCGCCCTTAAAGGCCGGCGGCTTGGGCCCGCTGCCCATGTGGTGAAGCCACAGGAGCTTGCCGGTAGCCGCGGACACCGCGAAGACATCGGTGTTGAAGGTGGAGCCCGTCTTGGCGATGGCGTCCATGACCACCACCCCCCGGGAGACGGCGGGTGAGACATCCCCCATGCCGGTGTTGACCACCCCCGGCACGGTGACCTTCCATTCCACCTGCCCCGTGGTGGCGTTGAGAGCGTAGAGGTAGCCCGGCACCGAAAGGGCGACATACACCGTGTTGCCGCTGACCGCCGGGCTCGACATATTGTCGATGCCGCCGACATGAGTGGTCCATAACGGTTTGCCGGTAGCGGCATCCAGGCAGTGCACATTGCCGTTACCGGTGGCGAAGTACAGTCGCCCACCGGTGACCGCTGGGGTGGCCATGGCCTCCCCCACCGTGCCGTAGTGCCAAAGATAGCGGCCGGTCTGGGCGTTGAGGGCATACACCCCGTTGAAGCTGACCGCCCCGCCGCGGATGGCGGGTTCGCCCTTGGCGAACCGCTGCACCTGGGCGAAGTTGAAGCCCACGCTGCCGGCTGACAGGTACACCACGCCATGCGCCACCACCGGGTCGCCCATGAGGTGATTGCCAACCGGGCTGTAACGCCAGATAAGGCGGCCGGTACGGGCGTTGATGGCGTAGGCGAAGTCGTCGTCGCTCTCGGCGTAGATGACCCCGCCCACCGCCGTCACCCCGGTGGCGTTGCCCAGGAACTGGGTTTGAGTGGGCAGGGCGGTGCGCGCCCCGTAGGTCCGGGTCCCGAACGCATTGGCTTCCGAAAGCGGCCAGGCCCGGGCCTCCGGAAAGGCCCAGCTGACCCCCTGCACCACCCAGGCCGGTGCCCCGTTGGGGGCGGCAAAGGCGGCGTTGTGGCGGGCGTTGCCGTAGGCATGCGACCAATCGCGGGGAAAGGCGGCCGCGTCCCGTGCGCCCGGCAGGTTAGCCGGGTCGTACACGCGGGCGAAGGGCCCATGGGGTTCCACCGGCAGGGGCGCGGGGGGAGCCGCTGCGGCCCCCGGCGCGGCCGACCCGGTCCCGGCCGCAGCAGGCCCGCCGCAGCCGGCCACCAGGCCCGCCAGAGCCAGAAGACCCATCCATCCCCGGTACCGCCGAATCCGCTGTTGCATCCGCTGTCCCTCCCATCCCGACCGCCGCCGGGCGGCGGTCTCCGGAGGGGATGGTAGGCGATGCGGCGGCGGCCGGGATTCTGATTCGGGTCCCGCCCCTTCTGAAATCGCCGGCTGCCCTGCTGAGGCCTGCCTCAGAAGGGGCTAATTCCCGGCTGGGAGCTCGGGGGCAGCCTCCGTCCGGCCCGGTGCCGCCGGGGAGGAACCCTCCTGCCGCAGGGCCGACAGTATCGCTGCTACCAGGGAAAGGGCAGCCATGGCCCAGAACGCCACATGCAGGCCATGCATGAAGCCGTGCAGCGCGGCCGCCGCCCGGCTGCCGTGCAGGCCGGTGACGGTCCCGGCAAAGATGGCCAGCATGGCCGGACGCGGGATGCTGGCCGTCACCAGGGCCAGGGAGAAGGCTACCGAAAACATCATGCCGGTGTTGGTGGTCAGCGACCGGATGCCCGAGGCCTCCCCCCGGAAGCGGGGGCCGGCCGCGTTCATGATGTTGCTGGAATTGGGGGAGTTGAAGAGCCCGGATCCCACCCCGGCCAGGGTCAGCCACAAGGCCAGCCGCCAATAGGGCGTACCGAGGTGCAGGTCCAATGCCAGCCCCACCAGGGCAACGGTGGCGAGGAGGATCCCGCCTGTGGCCGGTAGGGTCGCCCCGAAGCGGTCCGAGATCCAGCCGGAGAGGGGGGACACTACCAGCATGCCCGCCGCCAGAGGGATGGACAGGATGCCCGCCTCCAGCGCCGAATCCCCTTCCGCGCCCTGGAAATAGAAGATGAGCAGGAACAGGACGGCCATGCGGGCAATCGCACTCAACGTGGCGGCCAGGTTGCCCAAGGTGAAGGTCCGGTTCCGGAACAGGGGCAAGTGCAGGAGCGGCACCGCCGCCCGCCGCTCGACCGCCAGGAAGGCAGGCAGAAAGATCGCAAACGCGGCCAACCCGGCCAGGACCGGGCGGGTGCGCCAGCCCTCCACCGCCCCCCAACTGAGGGCAAGCAGCAGGCCACCTACCGCCAGGAGGTAGGTGACGATGCCGGCGACGTCCAGCCCCCGGCCGCTGCGCCGGTCGGGCGCTTGCCAGCCTAGCACAAACAATCCCCACAGCACCGCCAGTACCCCGAAGGGCACATTGAACCAGAAGGTCCACTGCCAGCCGTAGTCCGTGGTGAGCCAGCCGCCCAGCACCGGTCCCACGATCTGTCCCACCGCCACCACCATGGCGTTGATGCCCAACGCCCGCCCCAACTCCTGGTGAGGAAAGGCGTCGGCTACGATGGCGGTGCTGTTGGCCATCACCATGGCCCCGCCGATGCCCTGGAGCACCCGTAAGGCCACCAGCCAGCCGCCATCCCGCACGAAACCGGCCGCCAGCGCCACCACGGTGAAGAGGGCCATGCCGGCGACGTACAGCCGCCGGCGCCCGTAGCGGTCGGCCAGGCTGCCCGCCATCAGCACCACCACCGTCTGGGCGACCATGTAGGCCATCATGATCCACATGGCCACCAGCAGCGAGGCATGCAGGCTGCGGATGAGGTCGGGCAGGGCGATGATGAGGGTGCTGAAGTTCAGGGCGGAAAGGAGCGCGCCCAGGCTGGTCACCGACAGGACCCACCATTTGTGACCACGATGCCGGCGGGCCGCGCCCGCCGCCAATACAGGAGCCTGCATCTGTTCCCTCCTCCCCGGCAGGCCGGGGCCATTCCGGCCACAAACGCGCCCCGGCGTTCGCCGGGGCCTGTCTTTACTATGACGTCCACGTTAACTTTTGGCCGAAAAAGCGGCCTACCCTCGCAGGGCGGCCACAATTTCCCCTGTTGGCCGCACCCGGCCGATGCGCGGGAAGATACGGGTGCAGCTGTACCGGTGCTCCTCGGCCGACCGTGCCGCCATGGCGTCCTCGGCGAACACCTGCTGATACCCGCGCTCGTAGGCGTCGCGCGCCGTGGATTCCACCCCGATGTTGGTAGCGATGCCGCCCAGGATGATGGTCCGGATCCCCCGGCGCCGGAGTTCCAGGTCCAGCTCGGTGCCGTAGAAGGCCCCCCACTGCCGCTTGGTGATGACCAGGTCCCCGGGTTTGGGCCCCACCTCCGGTACCAACTGGTCCCAATCCTCGGGCAGAGTACCCGCCCGCATCAGGGG is a genomic window containing:
- the tth gene encoding Tetrathionate hydrolase (Evidence 2a : Function from experimental evidences in other organisms; Product type e : enzyme); amino-acid sequence: MQQRIRRYRGWMGLLALAGLVAGCGGPAAAGTGSAAPGAAAAPPAPLPVEPHGPFARVYDPANLPGARDAAAFPRDWSHAYGNARHNAAFAAPNGAPAWVVQGVSWAFPEARAWPLSEANAFGTRTYGARTALPTQTQFLGNATGVTAVGGVIYAESDDDFAYAINARTGRLIWRYSPVGNHLMGDPVVAHGVVYLSAGSVGFNFAQVQRFAKGEPAIRGGAVSFNGVYALNAQTGRYLWHYGTVGEAMATPAVTGGRLYFATGNGNVHCLDAATGKPLWTTHVGGIDNMSSPAVSGNTVYVALSVPGYLYALNATTGQVEWKVTVPGVVNTGMGDVSPAVSRGVVVMDAIAKTGSTFNTDVFAVSAATGKLLWLHHMGSGPKPPAFKGGVPMIHDGVVYVGSPVNSVYQAYRLRSGRRLWTWQVPDAGPAGAGRGAPTWYRGALYISTGPNVYALNPANGTVLGQEHLGGRFGIVDPVIVGGTAYLGNSWDWVQATPLSRINPHYRP
- a CDS encoding MerR family transcriptional regulator — translated: MHASPGETGFLRIGDLAAACGVTPRTLRYYEAEGLLPAPPRQGRAIRRYPPSTVERVRRIQALQMLLGWSLEEIRTALQIEDRLVELRTAYYGATAPEQRRAVLQQALELAGTQLARVRQRLEGLTHLEQELEVKTARYRQLLAELEDPGSRT
- a CDS encoding protein of unknown function (Evidence 5 : Unknown function) — its product is MIRGLTYYVHSKCKSMTELRQAIDQVATGARAQADHVQKATAVVSETAESIRSTDGVVHDVVSAAERMRQAAAEGAEKVAETLTGIQEVHSTILRTAEAIEALESDSAQIHQIVQTIREMADQIDLLSLNANIEAARAGEHGKGFAVVADEVRQLAERSREATQQVVRLVDTIRQGTQAAVLAMREATASGEQGQQLAHAAGRSLQAILDEIGRTDEAVSRIRSAMDQTRGQAQQLLPVMDDVAAVTEENAAMAQEMADSSGSVTDHLHHMAAIGQENAASAEEVSASAEQLAAAINQVSESAQALATLGQELQRAIGSFRV
- a CDS encoding MFS transporter (Evidence 2a : Function from experimental evidences in other organisms; Product type t : transporter) — protein: MQAPVLAAGAARRHRGHKWWVLSVTSLGALLSALNFSTLIIALPDLIRSLHASLLVAMWIMMAYMVAQTVVVLMAGSLADRYGRRRLYVAGMALFTVVALAAGFVRDGGWLVALRVLQGIGGAMVMANSTAIVADAFPHQELGRALGINAMVVAVGQIVGPVLGGWLTTDYGWQWTFWFNVPFGVLAVLWGLFVLGWQAPDRRSGRGLDVAGIVTYLLAVGGLLLALSWGAVEGWRTRPVLAGLAAFAIFLPAFLAVERRAAVPLLHLPLFRNRTFTLGNLAATLSAIARMAVLFLLIFYFQGAEGDSALEAGILSIPLAAGMLVVSPLSGWISDRFGATLPATGGILLATVALVGLALDLHLGTPYWRLALWLTLAGVGSGLFNSPNSSNIMNAAGPRFRGEASGIRSLTTNTGMMFSVAFSLALVTASIPRPAMLAIFAGTVTGLHGSRAAAALHGFMHGLHVAFWAMAALSLVAAILSALRQEGSSPAAPGRTEAAPELPAGN
- a CDS encoding Thiosulfate dehydrogenase [quinone] large subunit (Evidence 2a : Function from experimental evidences in other organisms; Product type e : enzyme), encoding MAVLNPTRGGPAAATAAPVESERIPVSYLWPLRFILGFQFLTAWARRYLNAPHKLDYYASSNIGHKFSTFMPHAIGPIKAMIQGLILHPHAAWAFLIFFTWVEFTVGLFLLTGTLTRLAALGGTLLSFGMLLGNGWLGTACIDEFQIGSVEGIGSMIFLFVGAGSFSVDHWLHRYWDGHLRIGKLDLHLT
- the ywoC gene encoding putative enzyme of isochorismatase family (Evidence 3 : Putative function from multiple computational evidences; Product type e : enzyme), with amino-acid sequence MSLKLDPATTALVLIDLQRGIVGMPTEPYPAQVVVARAAELAEACRAAGAPVLLVHVSAAPDGKDALRPEADEPLMRAGTLPEDWDQLVPEVGPKPGDLVITKRQWGAFYGTELDLELRRRGIRTIILGGIATNIGVESTARDAYERGYQQVFAEDAMAARSAEEHRYSCTRIFPRIGRVRPTGEIVAALRG
- a CDS encoding Thiosulfate dehydrogenase [quinone] small subunit (Evidence 2a : Function from experimental evidences in other organisms; Product type e : enzyme), with protein sequence MQLEQKAPRPAQEPATALELKQSWGMVIVAAALTLFTYQAFHHGLWGKLVNYNKTPKLTLSGTRLTTRDLSLDIYRPNGPDTYGSFVVQVALTEPGRATPVEVWGPKALAALPATAIRNRYHFQQVKEGPWGLVVPLSAQARVTLPLSPAAARVLAGSRQATVTVEDVSGLHWQTTVPVR
- a CDS encoding protein of unknown function (Evidence 5 : Unknown function), with the translated sequence MFSLESINRLAGERSGGNRAVIYARVSSSQQKRDGNLDRQKARLLNAAKERGYRIVEVIAEQASGINEKRRGLRRIFRLAEDSRIDLVLVEFRDRLARFGYSYLETYLTARKVRIICLDDAPPTSAEDELTRDLITILTVFAARLYGRRSHGFRKHVTDVIRSHHARERG
- a CDS encoding conserved protein of unknown function (Evidence 4 : Unknown function but conserved in other organisms) — protein: MSDTPSPLAARIRLERRRRRIKLSAVHPHVSPSTVSAVEQGRRFPSLAVLDAITKGLGFPPGAFDLEYLASAEEEEPALAVLPRLLARPDPPYAAVAAELRRLLRRSCSRHPRLRDDLWLALAEVYRRSRRWDLALRILDRVFPCACASRYVNPAGYAKAQVLRGRLHLMRGEPHLAVLAFQSVIHNAVGGESEREVALYNLGLAWWRLGSYAQAEATWEAALHQVRDPALQAGIRLGLGNVALARGRYPDALAYFAAARAAYRTLGDAQGAASALNNRLYTACRAGDAALTQELLEEGIREAWPDAAAAAAFAVTRAQVARAGGDWETVAAALEEARPGLEPGSNRTFLAWNLLAAELAVARGRPAEAEGPVATLRGLWPELSDRALQTQVVLTLHEILERLPDPAGARACLEALRRLHPTPL